The Caloenas nicobarica isolate bCalNic1 chromosome Z, bCalNic1.hap1, whole genome shotgun sequence genome has a segment encoding these proteins:
- the TMEM175 gene encoding endosomal/lysosomal proton channel TMEM175, producing the protein MSALRAAAPGPGGGEVESEPVRGRVLELELGSSTQTSHRLLAYSDALLSIIATVMILPVAHTKIHPDQKLGESVQQLLLAKISVYLMTFLIVTVAWAAHVRLFQVIELIDDVLALLNLACMMIITFLPYTFSLMASFPEVPFGIFLFSVCAVVIGLIQAVIVVYGFYHPHLLNQQIQVSENQNFYKRHILKIILRGPLLCFLAAIFSFFFIPLSYVLLGLVIIFPHLTRFATWCKTKIVGQRDEEEEHHSLETFTFYLSEPLSKERVEAFSDGVYAIVATLLILDICEDNVPDPREVEEKFHGSLLEALSEYGPNYLAYFGSFVTIGLLWFVHHSLFLYVIKATRLMGLLNILSLAFIGGLPLAYQLTSEFAEKSHNEIEAIQVSCVITFFASIFQFAIWTTALLYERETLHPFARYGGKEHAFMFAKLALYPCVSLGAFFLTCLLSEFSTAIFHLMQIVIPFAFLALRIFVRISLTVIKSMMSLSKRKVVLLEEEEACLSPT; encoded by the exons ATGTCGGCTCTGCGAGCCGCGGCGCCgggccccggcggcggggaggTGGAATCCGAGCCGGTGCGCGGTcgggtgctggagctggagctgggaagcagcacGCAGACGTCGCACCGGCTGTTGGCCTACAGCGACGCGCTGCTCTCCATCATCGCCACGGTGATG ATTTTGCCCGTGGCTCACACAAAAATACATCCTGATCAG aaactaGGTGAGAGTGTTCAGCAACTTCTTCTAGCAAAAATTTCAGTCTACTTGATGACCTTCTTAATAGTCACAGTGGCGTGGGCAGCTCATGTAAG GTTGTTTCAGGTGATAGAGCTTATAGATGATGTCCTTGCTCTTCTAAATCTG gCTTGTATGATGATCATAACATTCTTGCCCTACACA ttttccttAATGGCCTCCTTTCCAGAGGTACCTTTTGGCATTTTCCTGTTCAGTGTCTGTGCTGTTGTCATTGGCCTTATACAG GCTGTGATAGTAGTGTATGGATTCTATCACCCACACTTACTGAATCAACAGATACAGGTGTCTGAAAATCAGAATTTCTATAAACGTCATATCTTAAAGATTATCCTAAGAGGACCACTTTTATGCTTTTTAGCAgccatcttttcctttttctttattcctttg TCTTATGTACTTCTTGGGCTTGTAATAATTTTTCCGCATCTCACTCGATTCGCTACATGGTGTAAAACCAAGATTGTTG GTCAGAGagatgaagaggaggaacaCCATAGCTTAGAAACCTTCACTTTTTACCTCAGCGAGCCTCTGAGTAAGGAACGGGTAGAAGCATTCAGTGATGGAGTCTATGCTATTGTAGCAACCCTGCTGATCTTGGATATATG TGAAGACAACGTTCCTGATCCTAGGGAAGTTGAGGAGAAGTTCCATGGCAGCCTTCTTGAAGCTTTAAGTGAATATGGGCCAAACTATCTTGCCTACTTTGGCTCATTTGTAACAATTGGTCTCCTGTGGTTTGTCCATCACTCACTTTTTCTTTATGTAATAAAAGCTACACGATTAATGGGGCTGCTTAACATACTTTCATTGGCTTTCATTGGTGGGCTTCCGCTAGCTTACCAGCTGACCAGTGAATTTGCAGAGAAGTCTCACAATGAAATAGAAGCCATTCAGGTCAGCTGTGTTATCACTTTCTTTGCCAGCATATTTCAGTTTGCAATATGGACTACAGCCCTCCTCTATGAAAGGGAAACTTTACATCCTTTTGCTAGATACGGTGGCAAAGAGCATGCCTTCATGTTTGCAAAGCTAGCTCTCTACCCTTGTGTAAGCCTCGGGGCCTTCTTTCTAACATGCTTGTTAAGTGAATTTAGCACAGCAATTTTCCATCTTATGCAGATTGTAATcccatttgcttttcttgcctTACGCATTTTTGTTAGAATTTCTTTAACTGTCATAAAGTCCATGATGTCTCTCTCCAAACGGAAGGTCGTATTGTTAGAAGAAGAGGAGGCATGTTTATCTCCTACGTAG